The proteins below are encoded in one region of Pomacea canaliculata isolate SZHN2017 linkage group LG7, ASM307304v1, whole genome shotgun sequence:
- the LOC112568078 gene encoding uncharacterized protein LOC112568078 isoform X2, whose translation MCAHVLLLMHQTLPLQACPELTFLHFKEDLSVVENHFVHVTFWVNVSTCNEKNTSHRILVHTRTKTGSLEYDGTIIYWRDSCTERPEKSVQCISPTGPAELNRTVNRSHMQIEWELISTHSDSPTFIRTNLTVLYPPKVSSFTIDKNEANGNYLINEGKAVDISCSFDKGNPQTVFFLLDKTGKEINTSRSEEQLTHSLTVRCQDDWPIVGCEGAGSEKNTSVTLLAKCRPQFLDRYPRVVVSGIYENWVFNIKSHTTVVEKCLLWSLPSGNNLSSKVNCNLLGDPPILLLTVAILGNASTKEKIWSLGLYVEGGFSETLVFTKHLAVVAGHGQWTRAKVFLPLRGLAVVLILYHVFICSCYFSCLIKIVETSTNEN comes from the exons ATGTGCGCTCATGTCTTGTTGTTGATGCACCAAACACTTCCACTGCAAGCCT GTCCTGAACTGACTTTTCTCCATTTTAAAGAAGACTTGTCGGTTGTTGAAAATCACTTTGTCCACGTGACGTTCTGGGTGAACGTATCGACCTGTAACGAGAAGAATACTTCACACAGAATACTTGTTCACACCAGGACGAAGACCGGAAGTCTAGAGTATGACGGGACGATTATCTACTGGAGAGACTCGTGTACTGAGAGACCAGAGAAGTCAGTTCAGTGCATCAGCCCAACAGGTCCAGCAGAGCTGAATAGAACAGTGAACCGCTCTCACATGCAGATTGAGTGGGAGTTGATTTCTACACACTCTGATTCTCCTACCTTCATACGAACGAATCTGACTGTGTTGT ATCCACCCAAAGTCTCAAGCTTCACTATAGATAAAAATGAGGCCAATGGCAACTATCTTATTAATGAAGGAAAAGCAGTTGACATTTCCTGCTCGTTTGACAAGGGAAACCCTCAAACTGTCTTCTTCCTGTTGGATAAAACtgggaaagaaataaatacttctAGATCAGAAGAACAACTCACACATTCCCTGACCGTCAGATGTCAGGATGACTGGCCAATTGTTGGATGTGAAGGAGCCGGTTCAGAAAAGAACACATCAGTGACACTTCTTGCCAAGT GTCGTCCTCAGTTTCTTGACAGGTATCCGAGGGTTGTAGTCAGCGGAATATACGAAAACTGGGTGTTCAACATAAAGTCCCACACTACAGTCGTAGAGAAATGTCTTTTGTGGTCGTTGCCATCTGGAAACAATTTAAGCAGTAAAGTGAACTGTAACCTTTTGGGGGATCCGCCTATCCTGCTGCTGACTGTCGCCATTTTAGGAAACGCCAGTACTAAAGAGAAAATCTGGTCCTTAGGTCTCTATGTTGAAGGAGGTTTTTCAGAGACATTAGTCTTCACCAAGCATTTAG ctgttgttgcag GTCATGGGCAGTGGACTAGGGCAAAGGTCTTTTTGCCTCTCAGAGGTTTGGCTGTTGTACTTATCTTGTACCACGTATTTATTTGTTCCTGCTATTTTTCATGTCTGATTAAAATAGTCGAAACAAGCACAAATGAAAACTGA
- the LOC112568078 gene encoding uncharacterized protein LOC112568078 isoform X1: MCAHVLLLMHQTLPLQACPELTFLHFKEDLSVVENHFVHVTFWVNVSTCNEKNTSHRILVHTRTKTGSLEYDGTIIYWRDSCTERPEKSVQCISPTGPAELNRTVNRSHMQIEWELISTHSDSPTFIRTNLTVLYPPKVSSFTIDKNEANGNYLINEGKAVDISCSFDKGNPQTVFFLLDKTGKEINTSRSEEQLTHSLTVRCQDDWPIVGCEGAGSEKNTSVTLLAKCRPQFLDRYPRVVVSGIYENWVFNIKSHTTVVEKCLLWSLPSGNNLSSKVNCNLLGDPPILLLTVAILGNASTKEKIWSLGLYVEGGFSETLVFTKHLAVVAGKTPIYFTLQNQQKVACYYYTFNWDILYLCLFSTPIDLLHYIMWQPLIADFQPNCKESLLTYSNVCFLPLTAKTNAISNPYIRRSVKGKLN; encoded by the exons ATGTGCGCTCATGTCTTGTTGTTGATGCACCAAACACTTCCACTGCAAGCCT GTCCTGAACTGACTTTTCTCCATTTTAAAGAAGACTTGTCGGTTGTTGAAAATCACTTTGTCCACGTGACGTTCTGGGTGAACGTATCGACCTGTAACGAGAAGAATACTTCACACAGAATACTTGTTCACACCAGGACGAAGACCGGAAGTCTAGAGTATGACGGGACGATTATCTACTGGAGAGACTCGTGTACTGAGAGACCAGAGAAGTCAGTTCAGTGCATCAGCCCAACAGGTCCAGCAGAGCTGAATAGAACAGTGAACCGCTCTCACATGCAGATTGAGTGGGAGTTGATTTCTACACACTCTGATTCTCCTACCTTCATACGAACGAATCTGACTGTGTTGT ATCCACCCAAAGTCTCAAGCTTCACTATAGATAAAAATGAGGCCAATGGCAACTATCTTATTAATGAAGGAAAAGCAGTTGACATTTCCTGCTCGTTTGACAAGGGAAACCCTCAAACTGTCTTCTTCCTGTTGGATAAAACtgggaaagaaataaatacttctAGATCAGAAGAACAACTCACACATTCCCTGACCGTCAGATGTCAGGATGACTGGCCAATTGTTGGATGTGAAGGAGCCGGTTCAGAAAAGAACACATCAGTGACACTTCTTGCCAAGT GTCGTCCTCAGTTTCTTGACAGGTATCCGAGGGTTGTAGTCAGCGGAATATACGAAAACTGGGTGTTCAACATAAAGTCCCACACTACAGTCGTAGAGAAATGTCTTTTGTGGTCGTTGCCATCTGGAAACAATTTAAGCAGTAAAGTGAACTGTAACCTTTTGGGGGATCCGCCTATCCTGCTGCTGACTGTCGCCATTTTAGGAAACGCCAGTACTAAAGAGAAAATCTGGTCCTTAGGTCTCTATGTTGAAGGAGGTTTTTCAGAGACATTAGTCTTCACCAAGCATTTAG ctgttgttgcaggtaagactcCGATTTATTTCACACTACAAAACCAGCAAAAGGTAGCCTGCTACTATTATACTTTTAACTgggatattttgtatttatgtctCTTTTCTACCCCAATAGATCTTCTACATTATATTATGTGGCAGCCATTGATAGCTGATTTCCAACCAAACTGCAAAGAATCATTACTGACCTATTCtaatgtttgctttcttcctCTGACTGCTAAAACAAACGCTATTTCTAATCCCTACATTAGACGATCAGTAAAAGGAAAACTTAACTAA
- the LOC112568078 gene encoding uncharacterized protein LOC112568078 isoform X3, with product MCAHVLLLMHQTLPLQACPELTFLHFKEDLSVVENHFVHVTFWVNVSTCNEKNTSHRILVHTRTKTGSLEYDGTIIYWRDSCTERPEKSVQCISPTGPAELNRTVNRSHMQIEWELISTHSDSPTFIRTNLTVLYPPKVSSFTIDKNEANGNYLINEGKAVDISCSFDKGNPQTVFFLLDKTGKEINTSRSEEQLTHSLTVRCQDDWPIVGCEGAGSEKNTSVTLLAKCRPQFLDRYPRVVVSGIYENWVFNIKSHTTVVEKCLLWSLPSGNNLSSKVNCNLLGDPPILLLTVAILGNASTKEKIWSLGLYVEGGFSETLVFTKHLAVVADLYRT from the exons ATGTGCGCTCATGTCTTGTTGTTGATGCACCAAACACTTCCACTGCAAGCCT GTCCTGAACTGACTTTTCTCCATTTTAAAGAAGACTTGTCGGTTGTTGAAAATCACTTTGTCCACGTGACGTTCTGGGTGAACGTATCGACCTGTAACGAGAAGAATACTTCACACAGAATACTTGTTCACACCAGGACGAAGACCGGAAGTCTAGAGTATGACGGGACGATTATCTACTGGAGAGACTCGTGTACTGAGAGACCAGAGAAGTCAGTTCAGTGCATCAGCCCAACAGGTCCAGCAGAGCTGAATAGAACAGTGAACCGCTCTCACATGCAGATTGAGTGGGAGTTGATTTCTACACACTCTGATTCTCCTACCTTCATACGAACGAATCTGACTGTGTTGT ATCCACCCAAAGTCTCAAGCTTCACTATAGATAAAAATGAGGCCAATGGCAACTATCTTATTAATGAAGGAAAAGCAGTTGACATTTCCTGCTCGTTTGACAAGGGAAACCCTCAAACTGTCTTCTTCCTGTTGGATAAAACtgggaaagaaataaatacttctAGATCAGAAGAACAACTCACACATTCCCTGACCGTCAGATGTCAGGATGACTGGCCAATTGTTGGATGTGAAGGAGCCGGTTCAGAAAAGAACACATCAGTGACACTTCTTGCCAAGT GTCGTCCTCAGTTTCTTGACAGGTATCCGAGGGTTGTAGTCAGCGGAATATACGAAAACTGGGTGTTCAACATAAAGTCCCACACTACAGTCGTAGAGAAATGTCTTTTGTGGTCGTTGCCATCTGGAAACAATTTAAGCAGTAAAGTGAACTGTAACCTTTTGGGGGATCCGCCTATCCTGCTGCTGACTGTCGCCATTTTAGGAAACGCCAGTACTAAAGAGAAAATCTGGTCCTTAGGTCTCTATGTTGAAGGAGGTTTTTCAGAGACATTAGTCTTCACCAAGCATTTAG ctgttgttgcag ATTTATATAGAACATAA
- the LOC112568079 gene encoding uncharacterized protein LOC112568079: MRKQADSRGIRDRDESRVSTENVREIFTRNSSTEATENDYTSMVVQEKMRQQQGLKTDVAEVANVGASAEIMEASSICRHKRSDGLIYGDLDFTTTSVSDTVNGTMLETEYAALNFSAIVPPPRD, encoded by the exons ATGAGGAAACAGGCTGACA GCAGAGGGATCAG GGATAGAGATGAGAGCAGAGTTTCAACAGAAAATGTGCGGGAAATTTTTACAC GAAACTCTTCAACAGAAGCAACCGAAAATGATTATACCTCCATGGTTGTCCAAGAAAAAATGCGCCAACAACAAG GTCTGAAGACTGATGTTGCTGAAGTCGCAAATGTTGGTGCATCAGCAGAGATAATG GAGGCTTCGTCTATATGCCGCCATAAACGTTCAGATGGGTTGATTTACGGAGACCTGGACTTTACAACCACCAGTGTTAGTGATACAGTCAATGGCACCATGTTGGAGACTGAGTACGCTGCACTCAACTTCAGTGCCATTGTTCCTCCACCACGTGACTAA
- the LOC112568081 gene encoding uncharacterized protein LOC112568081 — protein MLAITSAICCFFSAVLHTVFVHGDESKCTVKSNENCSVKITCTISTTAFIEGQSFNLYHHMDEKKERIAELNYVGAFYLCHPLKGYSCRKCKDVFNITSSSCEPRGEFMFFADGEQPERCRNELRRRRESGDDRCDEDSLSENAGIQTLGFNTNKNKEDEVDKEDDAQTGGVNSLAIGLSVGGLLTAMVIVSLILILLRRNRLKQNNRNGKDVELQKSTENTNDPLLSRGCNGQPTRPEDKERNSFLSNKETSDHI, from the exons ATGTTGGCAATAACAAGTGCGATATGTTGCTTCTTCTCAGCTGTACTTCACACAGTGTTTGTCCATg GGGATGAAAGCAAATGTACAGTCAAGTCAAATGAAAACTGTTCTGTTAAAATAACATGTACGATCAGCACAACCGCATTTATAGAAGGACAATCTTTCAATCTTTACCATCACATGGACGAGAAAAAag AACGTATTGCAGAACTGAACTATGTGGGGGCTTTTTACCTTTGTCATCCACTTAAAGGTTACTCGTGCCGCAAGTGTAAAGATGTGTTTAATATCACCTCGTCCTCTTGTGAACCTAGAGGAGAATTTATGTTTTTCGCCGATGGAGAACAGCCAGAGCGATGTAGAAATG AACTTCgcagaagaagagagagtgGTGACGATAGATGTGACGAAG ATAGTTTATCAGAGAATGCTGGTATACAGACTTTGGGAttcaatacaaataaaaacaaagaggatGAAGTGGACAAAGAAGACG ATGCGCAAACAGGAGGTGTGAATAGTTTAGCTATCGGCCTTTCTGTTGGTGGCTTACTTACCGCGATGGTCATTGTCTCACTAATCTTGATTCTTCTAAGACG aaaTCGCTTGAAGCAGAATAATCGAAATGGAAAGGATGTAGAGCTGCAAAAGTCAACTGAAAATACAAACGATCCTTTACTTTCGAGAGGa tGTAACGGGCAGCCTACAAGAccagaagataaagaaaggaattcttttctttcaaacaaagaaacGTCTGACCACATCTGA